From one Mytilus edulis chromosome 1, xbMytEdul2.2, whole genome shotgun sequence genomic stretch:
- the LOC139513173 gene encoding enolase-phosphatase E1-like: MENGIHDEQTPDNDKTENLKVSDEGSVKTGDATDGKNGQNTAEEDDDKKGEINGEDMVSIPDYTPPQSADASFSTDANDVEDNKRLENDPSEDQTTKDTNGTDEDPVRPTTSEKVTRPTNTADDTNEISGQRSRSGSDSQVPAPVTKSEDPDRPDSSSSEETGSWISSSSSNKSDKESEAQTKEGKQIVEGSDDQLATSSPQDNNQGLGNISEEQKVEQSQENQEDTIEKQETSPTNKMSSEEKTVEPVETVAETQKTDDVEPKTDDVERKTDDVEPKTEENETKNVTNDGQKEEEVTKQEETKEPEKDTTAEEEQKRLEEEKKEEERKKLAEEEERRLLDAKLAEEEASKKKAEEEEETKRHAEEEAKLQAEEEARKQAEEEEQRKNALLNQQESKDAMQQLIDDNTRLADDAKTAKEELQQVTEKHKGVEMELSELRKENDENKVQVKNLHEELEKLKKQTPGTTENEDNDAQIRDLQLKLKQIAHEDEEKEKKIQELSKELHQLKVELRQKSAGHSNDRNAADNPKSKSCVIL; this comes from the exons ATGGAAAATGGTATCCACGACGAACAGACACCAGATAATGATAAAACTGAAAACCTGAAAGTGTCTGATGAAGGCAGTGTTAAAACAGGGGATGCAACTGATGGTAAAAATGGACAAAATACTGCTGAAGAAGATGATGACAAAAAAGGGGAGATAAATGGGGAAGATATGGTTTCCATCCCAGACTACACTCCTCCACAATCAGCTGATGCTTCGTTTTCAACAGATGCAAATGATGTTGAAGATAATAAGAGGTTAGAAAATGATCCATCTGAAGACCAAACAACAAAGGATACAAATGGAACAGATGAAGATCCAGTAAGACCAACTACTAGTGAAAAAGTTACAAGGCCAACCAACACAGCAGATGACACCAATGAAATATCaggtcagaggtcaaggtcaggaaGTGATAGCCAAGTTCCTGCTCCTGTCACGAAATCTGAAGATCCTGATAGACCAGACTCCTCGTCAAGTGAAGAAACAGGTTCATGGATATCAAGCTCATCAAGTAACAAGTCAGACAAGGAATCAGAAGCTCAGACTAAGGAAG GTAAACAGATTGTTGAAGGAAGTGATGACCAGTTAGCAACTAGTAGTCCTCAAGACAACAACCAGGGATTAGGTAATATAAGTGAAGAACAAAAGGTTGAGCAAAGCCAAGAAAACCAGGAGGATACTATAGAGAAACAAGAAACCAGTCCAACAAACAAAATGAGTTCAGAGGAGAAAACTGTTGAGCCTGTTGAAACTGTCGCTGAAACACAGAAGACAGATGATGTAGAACCAAAGACAGATGATGTAGAACGAAAGACAGATGATGTAGAACCAAAGACAGAGGAAAATGAGACAAAGAATGTAACAAATGATGGACAGAAGGAGGAAGAAGTAACAAAGCAGGAAGAAACAAAAGAACCAGAAAAAGATACAACTGCTGAGGAGGAGCAAAAAAGACTGGAAGAAGAGAAAAAAGAAGAGGAAAGAAAGAAATTAGCAGAGGAGGAAGAGAGGCGTCTTTTAGATGCTAAATTGGCTGAGGAGGAAGCCTCTAAAAAGAAGGCTGAAGAAGAAGAGGAGACAAAGCGTCATGCAGAAGAGGAGGCAAAACTTCAGGCTGAGGAGGAAGCAAGAAAACAAGCTGAAGAGGAAGAGCAGAGGAAAAATGCATTACTGAATCAGCAGGAATCTAAAGATGCCATGCAACAATTGATTGACGACAACACAAGATTGGCTGATGATGCTAAGACCGCTAAAGAGGAACTTCAACAAGTCACAGAGAAGCACAAAGGTGTAGAGATGGAGTTAAGTGAATTAAGgaaagaaaatgatgaaaataaggtTCAAGTGAAAAATTTACATGAAGAACTCGAGAAATTAAAAAAGCAAACTCCAGGTACGACAGAGAATGAAGATAATGATGCCCAAATAAGAGACTTGCAATTGAAATTAAAACAGATTGCTCATGAAGATgaagaaaaggaaaagaaaatacaaGAATTAAGTAAAGAACTTCATCAACTTAAAGTAGAATTACGTCAGAAAAGTGCTGGACACTCTAATGATAGAAATGCAGCTGATAATCCCAAATCAAAATCTTGTGTTATTTTGTAA